A portion of the Bacillus oleivorans genome contains these proteins:
- the namA gene encoding NADPH dehydrogenase NamA, translating into MKTKLFSPYTVKGVTLKNRIVMSPMCMYSSHEEDGMVQNWHYTHYTSRAVGQVGLIMVEATAVTPQGRISPQDLGIWSDDHVEGLAKLVSLMKEHGAKTSIQLAHAGRKATVDGDIYSASALPFNENFKTPKELSKDEIAEVVGAFKEGAQRAIRAGFDILEIHGAHGYLINQFLSPLSNMRTDEYGGTAENRYRLLREVIDVIRSIWDGPLFVRVSAKDYHNEGLDVEDYVTFCRWMKEQDVDLIDVSSGAIVPAKIKAFPGYQVKLAETIKHGAEIDTGAVGLITKAAQAEEILQNDRADLIFLARELLRDPYWPRTAAKELGEEIEGPVQYERGWQ; encoded by the coding sequence ATGAAAACGAAGTTATTTTCTCCATATACGGTAAAAGGTGTTACGTTAAAGAATAGAATTGTGATGTCACCGATGTGTATGTACTCTTCACATGAAGAAGATGGGATGGTGCAAAACTGGCATTATACTCACTACACTAGCCGTGCTGTAGGTCAAGTAGGCCTGATTATGGTTGAGGCGACCGCTGTAACTCCGCAAGGCCGCATTTCACCTCAGGATTTAGGGATTTGGTCAGACGATCATGTAGAAGGATTAGCAAAGCTAGTATCCTTGATGAAGGAACACGGAGCGAAAACGAGCATTCAGCTCGCACATGCAGGAAGAAAAGCCACAGTAGATGGGGACATTTATTCAGCATCTGCGCTTCCATTTAATGAAAATTTCAAAACTCCTAAAGAGCTATCAAAGGACGAAATTGCCGAGGTTGTTGGCGCTTTCAAAGAAGGAGCACAGCGTGCCATCCGGGCTGGCTTTGACATATTAGAAATTCATGGAGCCCATGGATACTTAATTAACCAATTTCTTTCCCCGCTTTCAAATATGCGGACAGATGAATATGGAGGAACTGCGGAAAATCGCTATCGTTTATTAAGAGAAGTCATAGATGTGATTCGGTCGATTTGGGATGGTCCGCTGTTTGTTAGGGTATCCGCCAAAGACTATCACAATGAAGGTTTGGATGTGGAAGATTACGTTACGTTTTGCCGCTGGATGAAAGAACAGGATGTGGACCTCATTGACGTCAGTTCAGGAGCTATCGTACCAGCTAAAATTAAGGCCTTTCCGGGGTATCAGGTAAAATTAGCAGAAACAATCAAACATGGGGCAGAAATCGATACAGGAGCTGTTGGCCTGATTACAAAAGCCGCACAAGCGGAAGAAATCCTGCAAAATGACCGGGCTGACTTAATTTTTCTGGCAAGGGAGCTATTGCGCGATCCATACTGGCCGCGAACTGCGGCGAAAGAACTCGGTGAGGAAATAGAAGGACCTGTTCAGTACGAGCGAGGCTGGCAATAA
- a CDS encoding ABC transporter ATP-binding protein, translated as MGVQLKKVTKTYQSGELKVKALKDVEVEIPDAKMVVLLGPSGSGKSTLLNIIGGIDQPDEGMVSVNGWDIAKATDKKLTQFRREEVGFIFQAYNLIPSLTVYENVEVGAQISKNPLSIEEVLEGVGMLDKKDKFPHQLSGGEQQRTAIARAIIKNPSILLCDEPTGALDETTGKMVLELLQKVQEQYGTTILIITHNPGISEIAHIILKMKSGEIVSQTENNEPIPAKQVNWV; from the coding sequence ATGGGTGTACAATTGAAAAAGGTTACCAAAACATATCAGTCGGGTGAATTAAAAGTAAAAGCTTTAAAAGATGTGGAAGTTGAAATTCCTGATGCGAAAATGGTCGTTCTGTTAGGCCCATCTGGTTCAGGCAAATCCACATTATTAAATATAATTGGTGGAATCGATCAGCCTGACGAAGGAATGGTTTCTGTGAATGGCTGGGATATAGCCAAAGCTACAGACAAAAAGCTTACTCAATTCCGAAGAGAAGAAGTCGGCTTTATTTTTCAGGCATATAACTTAATTCCTAGTCTGACAGTTTATGAGAATGTTGAAGTTGGAGCACAAATTAGTAAAAATCCCCTTTCCATTGAAGAAGTGTTAGAAGGGGTTGGAATGCTAGATAAAAAAGATAAATTTCCGCATCAGCTAAGCGGCGGGGAGCAGCAGCGGACAGCGATTGCCCGAGCTATTATAAAAAATCCTTCTATTCTTTTATGTGATGAACCTACAGGAGCTTTGGATGAAACAACAGGAAAAATGGTGCTAGAGTTATTACAGAAAGTTCAGGAACAGTATGGAACAACTATTTTAATTATCACGCATAATCCAGGCATAAGTGAAATTGCTCATATCATACTAAAAATGAAAAGCGGTGAAATTGTTTCTCAAACGGAGAATAACGAGCCGATTCCAGCGAAGCAGGTGAATTGGGTATGA
- a CDS encoding peptidylprolyl isomerase, with translation MKKVIFIILGMMVMLTVILGVAFSRDKAVASVNGNDISEDELYDLLVTQYGNSALDLLITNEIIELESEKQNVSVSAEEINEEVQVLMDSYGGEENFNMVLESSGVSLDSLKSDIKTYLLTEKLMAPQIEITEEEMQTYFEENKDMFAQAEQVEASHILVEDEATAQEVKEKLDSGEDFAALAQEYSTDTANAEAGGDLGFFGRGEMAEAFEEAAFSLEVNQVSDPVETEHGFHIIKVTDKQEAKEANFEESKEEIEQTLFDEEVSAQYSTWLESLKGDYEIETFLK, from the coding sequence ATGAAAAAAGTTATTTTTATTATACTCGGAATGATGGTGATGCTCACAGTTATTTTGGGAGTAGCCTTTTCAAGAGATAAAGCAGTAGCCAGTGTCAATGGAAATGATATTTCAGAGGATGAACTCTATGATCTGTTAGTTACACAATACGGCAATAGTGCCCTGGATTTACTGATAACGAATGAAATTATCGAATTAGAAAGCGAAAAACAAAATGTTTCCGTTTCGGCTGAAGAGATAAATGAAGAAGTCCAGGTTTTAATGGATTCATATGGCGGAGAAGAAAATTTTAATATGGTATTAGAATCAAGCGGGGTCTCCTTAGATTCACTCAAAAGTGACATTAAAACTTACCTGCTTACAGAAAAGTTGATGGCACCACAAATTGAGATTACAGAGGAAGAAATGCAAACTTACTTTGAAGAAAATAAAGATATGTTTGCCCAGGCAGAACAAGTTGAAGCAAGTCATATTTTAGTAGAGGATGAAGCAACTGCTCAAGAAGTCAAGGAAAAACTGGATTCAGGCGAGGATTTTGCGGCGTTAGCACAAGAATATTCCACAGATACTGCTAATGCTGAGGCGGGTGGTGACCTTGGCTTCTTTGGAAGAGGAGAAATGGCAGAAGCCTTTGAAGAGGCAGCTTTCTCACTCGAAGTCAATCAAGTTAGTGATCCAGTTGAAACAGAGCATGGTTTCCATATTATAAAAGTTACAGATAAGCAGGAGGCAAAAGAGGCCAATTTTGAGGAAAGTAAAGAAGAAATCGAACAAACGCTGTTTGATGAAGAAGTTTCTGCCCAATATTCCACATGGTTGGAAAGTCTAAAAGGCGACTATGAAATTGAAACCTTTCTAAAGTAG
- a CDS encoding TerC family protein, whose product MELSLLAEYGWVLLVLVALEGLLAADNALVLAIMVKHLPEEERKKALFYGLAGAFILRFLALFAISFLVNVWQVQAIGALYLLFIAINHIFRKAVVKKTEKKDEVFAKGGLWATVFKVELADMAFAVDSILAAVALAMALPSTPLPTIGGLDGGQFIVIFAGGVIGLIIMRFAANFFVKLLQERPGLEIAAFLIVGWVGIKLAVHTLSHPSLGVLSEHFAESPEWKFTFYVVLVLIALGGWLFSRPKVTEAVQEGNRSL is encoded by the coding sequence ATGGAATTATCATTGTTAGCAGAGTACGGCTGGGTATTGCTAGTCTTAGTTGCGTTAGAGGGACTATTGGCCGCCGATAATGCATTAGTGCTTGCCATTATGGTCAAGCATTTACCGGAGGAAGAACGAAAAAAAGCCTTGTTCTACGGATTGGCTGGTGCTTTTATCCTGCGTTTCTTAGCATTATTCGCGATTTCGTTTCTCGTCAATGTCTGGCAGGTTCAGGCAATCGGTGCGCTTTATCTTCTCTTTATCGCCATTAACCATATCTTCCGTAAAGCAGTGGTGAAAAAGACGGAGAAGAAGGATGAGGTATTCGCAAAAGGCGGGTTATGGGCAACTGTATTTAAAGTAGAGTTAGCAGATATGGCGTTTGCGGTTGATTCTATTTTAGCTGCAGTAGCGTTAGCCATGGCACTGCCAAGTACACCGCTCCCGACTATTGGCGGTTTGGACGGGGGGCAATTTATTGTGATCTTTGCAGGCGGTGTGATCGGTTTAATCATCATGCGTTTTGCAGCCAACTTCTTTGTTAAATTGCTGCAAGAGCGACCAGGTTTGGAAATTGCCGCCTTCCTGATCGTGGGCTGGGTAGGCATTAAATTAGCCGTCCATACCCTTTCCCATCCAAGCCTGGGTGTCCTTTCAGAACACTTTGCAGAATCGCCTGAATGGAAATTTACTTTTTATGTTGTTCTTGTATTGATCGCTCTAGGCGGATGGCTTTTCTCAAGGCCGAAAGTAACTGAGGCAGTACAAGAAGGCAATAGAAGCTTATAA
- a CDS encoding response regulator transcription factor: MKILVIEDNQSVCSMIEMFFSKEGIDGEFVNNGIQGYDCYKTDHWDLLIIDWMLPGMDGVTLCRKIREENKEIPIIMLTAKDSESDQVLGLEMGADDYVTKPFSPLALMARIKAVSRRYKQAHHEEGISQSPYKTKFLRVNKETREVYLKDHLITNLTPKEFDLLYFFVKHPRQVFSREQLLERVWGYQFYGDERTVDVHIKRLRKKLENYSYTLFHTVWGVGYKFEETVEKDEN, from the coding sequence ATGAAAATTTTAGTCATTGAAGATAATCAAAGTGTCTGTTCAATGATTGAGATGTTCTTTTCGAAGGAAGGGATTGATGGTGAGTTTGTCAATAATGGAATACAAGGGTATGACTGTTATAAAACAGATCATTGGGATTTGCTCATCATCGATTGGATGCTCCCCGGAATGGATGGAGTCACGCTTTGCCGGAAGATACGGGAAGAGAATAAGGAGATTCCGATTATAATGCTTACTGCGAAGGACAGTGAGTCCGATCAGGTACTTGGACTTGAGATGGGGGCTGATGATTATGTCACTAAACCTTTTAGTCCGTTAGCGCTAATGGCTAGAATTAAGGCAGTTAGCAGAAGATATAAGCAGGCTCATCACGAAGAGGGAATCAGCCAATCTCCCTATAAAACGAAGTTCCTGAGAGTAAATAAAGAAACAAGAGAGGTATACCTTAAGGATCACCTAATTACAAATCTAACACCGAAGGAATTTGATTTGCTTTATTTTTTTGTGAAGCATCCCCGTCAAGTATTTTCAAGAGAACAGCTTTTAGAACGAGTATGGGGCTATCAATTTTATGGGGACGAACGAACGGTTGATGTCCATATAAAAAGGCTGCGAAAAAAATTAGAGAACTATTCATACACCCTTTTCCATACTGTCTGGGGAGTCGGCTATAAATTTGAAGAAACGGTTGAAAAGGATGAAAATTAA
- a CDS encoding sensor histidine kinase, producing MKIKYFYQQIISHISVIVVAFLVLSLLFTQYMERIVYENKADELITYGENILWEFDRTLFGRENILNQYYHVLNDRDILFAVFDDKSTILYAGDWFITKDRLTEREWNLLKSGKIVEVRQDLKRFEQDVSLVALPYFKNGVFLGGILLISPISGTREMISEMNQFLSIAVLIALAASLLLSSLLSYIHVKRITRIRKATSLVASGDYSVHLPSSTFDEIGELSNDFNQMVKKLNDSMEEIKSLENRRRQFMSDVSHELRTPLTTIRGVIEGLNNDMIPEEKKEKGIQLVSQETNRLIRLVNENLDYDKIRSNQVKLYKVDIQLSEVMEIIKEQLQFQADEKNNQIMVDVQEDLIVHADYDRLIQILINITKNSIQFTEDGTIYLRGKSADKETVIEIEDTGIGIDPQEVEKIWDRFYRADISRKTNPYGEFGLGLSIVKQLVLLHNGSIKVTSEKGKGTKFVIRFPLLNKK from the coding sequence ATGAAAATTAAATATTTTTATCAGCAAATTATTAGTCATATTAGTGTCATTGTTGTCGCGTTTTTAGTTTTGAGCCTGCTTTTTACCCAGTACATGGAGAGGATTGTCTATGAAAATAAAGCAGATGAATTAATTACGTATGGAGAAAATATTCTTTGGGAATTTGATAGGACGCTATTCGGAAGAGAGAATATTTTAAATCAGTATTATCATGTCCTAAATGACCGTGATATTTTATTTGCCGTTTTTGATGATAAAAGCACAATCCTTTATGCGGGAGATTGGTTTATCACGAAAGACAGACTTACCGAGAGGGAGTGGAATCTATTAAAATCTGGAAAAATTGTTGAAGTCAGACAGGATCTTAAACGATTTGAACAAGATGTCTCCCTTGTGGCTTTGCCCTATTTTAAAAATGGAGTGTTTCTCGGCGGTATATTATTAATCTCTCCGATTAGCGGCACGAGAGAAATGATCAGTGAAATGAATCAGTTTTTATCGATTGCTGTTCTAATTGCTTTAGCTGCTTCTTTATTGCTAAGCTCGCTGTTATCTTATATTCACGTTAAACGAATTACACGAATAAGAAAGGCAACCTCCTTAGTTGCATCAGGTGACTATTCTGTTCATCTTCCATCCTCGACCTTCGATGAGATTGGAGAATTATCTAATGATTTCAATCAAATGGTAAAAAAATTAAATGACTCGATGGAAGAGATTAAAAGCTTAGAAAACAGAAGAAGACAATTTATGTCGGATGTATCGCATGAATTAAGAACGCCGCTGACCACGATTCGAGGCGTGATAGAAGGCTTGAATAATGACATGATCCCTGAAGAGAAAAAGGAGAAAGGGATTCAATTAGTTAGTCAGGAAACGAATCGCCTTATTCGCCTTGTAAATGAAAATCTGGATTATGACAAAATCAGGTCGAATCAAGTAAAGCTTTATAAAGTAGATATCCAACTGTCTGAAGTGATGGAAATAATCAAAGAACAATTACAGTTTCAGGCGGATGAAAAAAACAATCAGATCATGGTAGATGTACAAGAAGATCTGATTGTTCATGCTGATTATGATCGACTGATTCAAATTTTAATAAATATCACGAAAAACAGTATTCAATTTACTGAGGATGGAACGATCTACCTTCGCGGTAAATCAGCTGATAAAGAGACTGTTATAGAAATTGAAGACACAGGTATTGGAATCGATCCGCAAGAGGTAGAAAAAATTTGGGACCGTTTCTATAGAGCAGATATATCTAGAAAAACAAATCCGTATGGAGAATTCGGGTTAGGATTATCGATTGTAAAACAGCTTGTTCTTCTTCACAATGGATCGATTAAAGTAACTAGTGAAAAAGGAAAAGGAACGAAGTTTGTGATTCGTTTTCCACTTCTAAATAAAAAATAA
- the rnz gene encoding ribonuclease Z, with protein sequence MELLFLGTGSGVPSKMRNVTSIALKLLAERGTVWLFDCGEATQHQILHTSLKPRKIEKIFITHLHGDHIFGLPGLLGSRSFQGGVDRLTVYGPEGIKEYIETSLRLSGTHLNYPLHIEEFTSGIIFEDECWQVKVLPLQHGMPSYGFRVTEKDQPGPLLVDKLKEIGIEPGPIYQQLKNGESVEYEGKILDGKDFVGPAIKGRIVTILGDTVPCQTAIELSQNANIVVHEATFSADAEEMARNYFHSTTKQAALVASEANAGKLCMTHFSARFQFEDLPELTKEAEQYFPDVVAAYDFLEIEVLRQ encoded by the coding sequence ATGGAATTATTATTTTTAGGGACAGGTTCCGGAGTCCCTTCGAAAATGCGTAATGTTACCTCTATTGCACTTAAGCTGTTAGCGGAAAGAGGGACGGTGTGGTTATTTGACTGTGGAGAAGCAACCCAGCATCAAATTTTACATACGAGTTTAAAACCAAGAAAAATTGAAAAAATCTTTATTACCCATTTGCATGGCGATCATATTTTCGGATTACCCGGTTTACTAGGCAGCCGTTCGTTTCAGGGTGGCGTCGATCGCCTAACGGTCTATGGACCCGAAGGGATTAAAGAGTATATTGAAACAAGTCTTCGTCTTTCTGGAACACATCTTAACTATCCATTACACATAGAAGAATTTACGAGCGGGATTATTTTTGAAGATGAATGCTGGCAAGTAAAAGTCTTACCGCTTCAACATGGAATGCCTTCCTATGGATTTCGAGTTACTGAAAAAGATCAGCCTGGTCCGCTATTAGTTGATAAATTAAAAGAAATTGGCATCGAACCCGGCCCAATCTATCAACAGTTAAAAAATGGAGAATCAGTCGAATATGAAGGGAAAATTCTAGACGGGAAGGATTTTGTCGGTCCTGCCATTAAAGGAAGAATTGTTACTATTTTAGGAGACACGGTTCCATGTCAGACAGCAATTGAGTTAAGCCAAAATGCCAATATCGTTGTACATGAAGCCACATTTTCTGCAGATGCAGAAGAAATGGCCAGAAATTATTTTCACTCGACAACTAAACAGGCAGCCTTAGTTGCTAGTGAGGCTAATGCTGGAAAACTGTGTATGACCCATTTTAGTGCCCGCTTTCAATTTGAAGATTTGCCAGAGTTAACAAAGGAAGCGGAGCAATATTTTCCCGATGTCGTTGCTGCTTATGATTTCTTGGAGATTGAAGTGCTTAGGCAATGA
- a CDS encoding S1C family serine protease: MVQMDNDYQVSTENENQVEVPAGKREQQINEIRRNGKGKAFLSSLTAGVIGSALTLGVVSYTDSFSAEKAANNETAASNEIATNSDSIQTTQVSNGNASIADIVEKASQAIVGIVNIQQQRNYFSNSSQSVESGTGSGIIFRKEGDRAYIVTNNHVIEGANEVEVSLHNGEKTSAKLVGADALTDLAVLEIDAEHVTTVVDFGDSSTLRPGDQVLAIGNPLGLDLSRTVTQGIVSAVDRSITVSTSAGEWDLNVIQTDAAINPGNSGGALINTKGEVIGINSLKISENGVEGLGFAIPSNDFIPIVNEIIENGEVVRPYLGVSLASIEEIPRMYIQDLPEDITAGAVVVNIDPESSAARAGIKVQDVIVSINGEKVENSNDLRKYLYTKLDVGDEVELGIYRDGEPTAVTLTLTSDQQGI; encoded by the coding sequence ATGGTTCAAATGGACAATGATTATCAAGTTTCAACCGAAAATGAAAATCAAGTAGAAGTACCAGCGGGTAAAAGAGAACAGCAAATAAATGAGATCAGGCGAAACGGAAAAGGCAAGGCATTTTTATCTTCGTTAACTGCAGGAGTTATTGGTTCTGCTCTGACTCTTGGTGTTGTTTCCTACACCGATTCATTTTCAGCAGAAAAAGCTGCAAATAACGAAACTGCAGCTTCCAATGAGATTGCAACAAATTCTGATTCGATCCAGACCACTCAAGTTTCTAATGGAAATGCATCGATAGCAGATATTGTGGAGAAGGCTTCTCAGGCAATTGTTGGGATTGTTAATATCCAGCAGCAAAGAAATTATTTTTCTAACAGCAGTCAAAGTGTCGAAAGCGGTACAGGATCAGGTATTATTTTTCGGAAGGAAGGGGATCGTGCCTATATTGTCACCAACAATCATGTGATAGAAGGAGCCAACGAAGTAGAAGTTTCCCTGCATAATGGCGAAAAAACTTCTGCTAAGTTAGTGGGGGCCGATGCATTGACAGACCTTGCTGTACTTGAAATTGATGCTGAACACGTAACAACGGTTGTTGACTTTGGTGATTCATCTACATTACGTCCTGGCGATCAGGTGTTAGCGATCGGGAATCCGCTTGGGCTCGATTTATCACGCACCGTAACACAAGGGATTGTCAGTGCGGTTGACAGGTCGATTACAGTATCAACATCTGCTGGCGAGTGGGATTTAAATGTAATCCAGACTGATGCTGCGATTAATCCCGGAAATAGTGGCGGAGCATTGATTAATACAAAGGGTGAAGTCATTGGGATCAATAGCTTAAAAATTTCGGAAAACGGTGTAGAAGGGCTTGGGTTCGCAATCCCGAGCAATGATTTTATCCCGATTGTTAATGAGATTATCGAGAATGGAGAAGTTGTACGTCCTTATCTTGGGGTTAGCTTGGCAAGCATAGAAGAAATACCGCGTATGTATATACAGGATTTGCCTGAAGATATAACAGCAGGAGCAGTTGTCGTAAATATCGACCCAGAATCTTCCGCGGCAAGAGCAGGAATAAAAGTCCAAGATGTGATTGTCTCTATAAACGGAGAAAAGGTGGAAAACTCCAATGATCTAAGAAAATATTTATATACTAAGCTAGATGTAGGAGATGAAGTAGAACTGGGCATTTATCGTGATGGAGAACCAACAGCTGTGACCTTAACTTTAACAAGTGATCAGCAGGGAATATAA
- a CDS encoding aspartyl-phosphate phosphatase Spo0E family protein yields MDRDEVTVKIEALRQRLIDTASYKGIQSPETLKISRELDRVLNQVMEEKTLAKKS; encoded by the coding sequence TTGGACAGAGATGAAGTCACAGTGAAAATTGAAGCATTAAGACAGAGACTAATCGATACAGCGTCTTATAAAGGAATTCAGTCGCCTGAAACCTTAAAGATTAGCCGTGAATTAGATCGGGTCTTAAATCAGGTTATGGAAGAAAAAACATTAGCGAAAAAATCTTAA
- a CDS encoding ABC transporter permease produces the protein MSLQRGVFRTVWKRKVQSIGAILLLFIAVMLYIMMTNSLSSLDKSYRIFNEDYVQEDFHFIAANKIEESQADRLEEELSIQLEKRSFADVSLEGEETLRILTVSNEVNLPYVSEGELPQSENEIALSEKFAGLLSLNVGELIHFNGESYTISGLVYLPDYVYPVENEANLLSMPGSFGVSVMTEAGLAATGLPLITQYMGVIEQNTDLTKLKKEINDVVPVLKWVNASENPGISTFETEVEGSKSFSALLPLIITLLAIMMVTLLAAKQIEWERKQIGTLKALGFTKGELLKAYISLPLLVGLAGTILGGAAGWLLSTPVQVLYTDFYHIPPITSVGNPFIFLWAITVPVFLILLISGIAIYRKVSSDLLSLMKGSASGELKQNTLQGNWVVSRFSNFQTKYRIRALLRSKSRVFYMLVGSIFSSVTLLFGFLSMNSMDTLFTDTYQNVNKYNYAVHYSGIQTDQRLTDDEPFTLIQAELDSIKDNDQEKSVAHQTVAFYGVDPSVTLVDLSVGETNGDIAKALAGGVIINQVVAYTHDLEVGDEISLISSTNSEAMTFAITGIVESYTGASIYTDRAVLNELAGFPEHTYTGKWTMEEPDDQSAIFMMEDKTEIVDSFESMMGPSRYSILITAGIAIFIGVLIMSLLTNMILEENTYTISMLKVLGYENKAVAKMVLNLYTAVVIVGYLLSIPLSLMAMESIVKYLAGETSFALPVELSPIWLAAGLLIMLLTYQLSLFVSKRKIGKISLQEVMTRQD, from the coding sequence ATGAGTCTGCAAAGAGGGGTATTTCGTACAGTTTGGAAGAGAAAAGTTCAGTCGATTGGGGCTATCCTTCTCCTTTTCATTGCTGTTATGCTCTATATTATGATGACTAATTCTCTTTCAAGCTTAGATAAAAGCTACCGGATTTTTAATGAGGATTACGTTCAGGAAGACTTTCATTTTATTGCCGCAAACAAAATAGAAGAATCACAAGCTGATAGATTAGAAGAAGAATTGTCGATACAGCTTGAAAAACGGTCTTTCGCAGATGTTTCATTAGAAGGGGAAGAAACATTAAGAATTTTAACTGTGTCAAATGAAGTGAATCTCCCCTATGTTTCCGAGGGGGAGCTGCCTCAATCTGAGAATGAGATTGCTTTATCAGAAAAATTCGCAGGGTTACTAAGTTTGAATGTAGGAGAATTGATTCACTTCAATGGAGAGTCTTACACGATATCGGGTCTTGTCTATTTGCCTGATTATGTATACCCTGTTGAAAATGAAGCCAATCTTTTATCAATGCCGGGTTCCTTTGGTGTGAGTGTAATGACAGAAGCAGGGTTAGCTGCTACTGGATTGCCCTTGATCACTCAGTATATGGGGGTCATCGAACAAAATACCGACCTCACTAAACTGAAGAAGGAAATTAATGATGTTGTACCTGTTTTAAAATGGGTCAACGCTAGTGAAAATCCTGGCATTTCCACTTTTGAAACAGAGGTAGAAGGTTCCAAAAGCTTTTCCGCCCTGCTGCCTTTGATTATTACACTTTTGGCGATCATGATGGTTACATTGCTTGCAGCGAAGCAGATCGAATGGGAACGGAAACAGATCGGAACTTTAAAGGCATTGGGATTTACTAAAGGAGAATTATTAAAAGCTTACATCTCTTTACCCTTATTAGTAGGACTGGCAGGTACAATATTAGGAGGTGCAGCAGGGTGGCTGCTTTCTACTCCGGTTCAGGTTTTGTATACCGACTTTTATCATATTCCGCCAATTACATCAGTCGGAAATCCGTTTATATTTTTATGGGCCATCACAGTCCCAGTCTTTTTAATCCTTTTGATTAGCGGGATCGCAATCTATCGAAAAGTTTCGAGTGACCTGCTCTCTTTAATGAAAGGTTCCGCTTCAGGCGAACTGAAGCAAAATACTCTGCAAGGAAATTGGGTTGTTTCCCGTTTTTCTAATTTTCAAACGAAGTATCGGATTCGTGCGCTGCTTCGCAGCAAGAGCCGTGTGTTTTATATGCTGGTTGGTTCTATTTTTTCATCAGTCACGTTACTATTCGGATTTTTGAGCATGAATTCGATGGATACACTTTTTACAGATACCTATCAAAATGTAAATAAATATAATTATGCTGTTCATTACAGTGGTATTCAAACCGATCAGCGTTTGACAGACGATGAACCGTTTACATTAATTCAGGCAGAGTTGGACTCAATAAAAGATAATGATCAGGAGAAATCTGTTGCACACCAAACCGTGGCTTTTTATGGGGTTGACCCTTCAGTTACTCTAGTGGATCTTTCAGTTGGTGAAACCAATGGTGATATTGCCAAAGCTTTAGCTGGCGGAGTCATAATCAACCAAGTGGTTGCATACACCCATGATTTAGAAGTTGGTGATGAAATCTCTCTGATCAGCTCGACCAATAGTGAGGCCATGACTTTTGCAATTACTGGGATCGTTGAATCATACACCGGCGCTTCTATTTATACAGACAGGGCTGTTTTAAATGAGTTGGCTGGGTTTCCTGAACATACGTATACAGGAAAATGGACAATGGAAGAGCCAGACGATCAAAGTGCCATTTTTATGATGGAAGATAAAACAGAAATTGTCGATTCATTTGAAAGCATGATGGGACCATCGCGATACTCGATTTTGATTACTGCAGGAATAGCGATCTTTATTGGGGTATTAATTATGTCATTGTTGACAAATATGATTTTAGAAGAAAATACGTACACGATCTCTATGCTAAAAGTATTGGGATATGAAAATAAAGCAGTCGCAAAAATGGTATTAAATCTTTATACGGCAGTAGTGATTGTTGGATACCTTCTTTCCATTCCGCTTTCACTGATGGCAATGGAGAGTATTGTGAAATATTTAGCCGGCGAAACCAGCTTCGCCCTGCCGGTAGAGTTAAGTCCGATATGGCTAGCCGCAGGGCTTCTCATTATGCTGTTAACCTATCAATTATCGCTGTTTGTTTCCAAACGGAAGATCGGTAAAATTTCGCTTCAAGAAGTTATGACACGTCAAGACTAA